In Onychostoma macrolepis isolate SWU-2019 chromosome 04, ASM1243209v1, whole genome shotgun sequence, one DNA window encodes the following:
- the LOC131538715 gene encoding gastrula zinc finger protein XlCGF57.1-like yields MAVIKKESEDMKIEETFSVKHDDTEEQTKMAFIKEESEDMKIEETFSVKHDDIEEQTKMAFIKEESEDMKIEETFSVKHENTEEQTDLKTLKEESQEVNEKEDNVQHEKYDFITGENSFSCSHTEKTSQKRAQKLNGSYFTCQQCGKSFTRKGNLEVHMRVHTGEKPYTCQQCGKGFIQKGILKNHLKIHTGMKPFVCQQCGKSFTGKGNLIVHMRIHTGEKPYTCKQCGKSFLRESNLKIHMRIHTGEKPYTCSQCGKSFTHKQHLDGHMRIHTGEKPFTCQQCGKSYTIKETLKDHMRIHTGEKPYTCQQCGKSFTQKGTLKDHMRIHTGEKPYTCQQCGKGFSQKGNLKDHMKVHTGVKPHTCKLCEKSFTDKRNLRKHMKIHTGEKPFTDLKTLKEESQELNEKEDNVQHEEYDFMTGEKSLSCSHTEKTSQKKAQKLNGSYFTCQQCGKSFTRKGNLKGHMRVHTGEKPYTCQQCGKGFIQKGILKNHLKVHTGMKPFVCQQCGKSFTGKGNLIVHMRIHTGEKPYTCKQCGKSFLRESNLKIHMRIHTGEKPYTCSQCGKSFKHKQHLDGHMRIHTGEKPFTCQQCGKSFTQKGTLKDHIRVHTGEKPYTCKLCGKSFTEKRNLRKHMKIHTE; encoded by the exons ATGGCGGTTATAAAAAAGGAGAGTGAAGACATGAAGATTGAAGAAACATTCAGCGTTAAACATGacgatactgaggaacaaacaaagatggcgtttattaaagaggagagtgaagacatgAAGATTGAAGAAACATTCAGCGTTAAACATGACGATATTGAGGAACAAACAAAGAtggcgtttattaaagaggagagtgaagacatgaagattgaagaaacattcagcgttaaacatgaaaatactgaggaacaaacag acCTGAAGACACTGAAAGAGGAGAGTCAAGAGGTCAATGAAAAGGAAGATAATGTTCAGCATGAGAAATATGATTTCATTACTGGAGAAAATTCATTTAGTTGCTCACATACTGAAAAGACTTCACAAAAAAGAGCTCAAAAGTTAAATGGAAGTTATTTCACCTGCCAGCAGTGCGGGAAAAGTTTCACCAGAAAAGGAAACCTTGAAgtccacatgagagttcacactggagaaaagccttaCACTTGCCAACAATGTGGAAAGGGTTTCATTCAAAAAGGAATCCTTAAAAACCATCTGAAAATTCACACTGGAATGAAACCCTTTgtctgccaacagtgtggaaagagttttactgGAAAAGGAAACCTTATTgttcacatgagaattcatactggagagaagccttacacctgcaaacagtgtggaaagagcttcCTTCGAGAATCAAACCTTAAAatccacatgagaattcacactggagagaaaccttacacatGTTCtcaatgtggaaaaagttttaCACACAAACAACACCTTGATGGCCACATGCgaattcatactggagagaaacctttcacctgccaacaaTGTGGAAAGAGCTACACTATAAAAGAAACCCTTAAAgaccacatgagaattcacactggagagaaaccttacacctgccaacaatgtggaaagagcttcacTCAAAAAGGAACCCTTAAAGaccacatgagaattcatactggagagaaaccttacaccTGCCAACAATGTGGAAAGGGCTTCTCTCAAAAAGGAAACCTTAAAGACCACATGAAAGTTCACACCGGAGTGAAGCCTCACACCTGCAAACTGTGTGAAAAGAGCTTCACTGATAAAAGAAACCTTAGGAAACATATGaagattcacactggagagaagccctTTACAG acCTGAAGACACTGAAAGAGGAGAGTCAAGAGCTCAATGAAAAGGAAGATAATGTTCAGCATGAGGAATATGATTTCATGACCGGAGAAAAATCATTGAGTTGCTCACATACTGAAAAGACTTCACAAAAAAAAGCTCAAAAGTTAAATGGAAGTTatttcacctgccaacagtgcgGGAAAAGTTTCACCAGAAAAGGAAACCTTAAAGgccacatgagagttcacactggagaaaagccttaCACTTGCCAACAATGTGGAAAGGGTTTCATTCAAAAAGGAATCCTTAAAAACCATCTGAAAGTTCACACTGGAATGAAACCCTTTgtctgccaacagtgtggaaagagttttactgGAAAAGGAAACCTTATTgttcacatgagaattcatactggagagaagccttacacctgcaaacagtgtggaaagagcttcCTTCGAGAATCAAACCTTAAAatccacatgagaattcacactggagagaaaccttacacatgttctcagtgtggaaaaagttttaAACATAAACAACACCTTGATGGCCACATGCgaattcatactggagagaaacctttcacctgccaacaatgtggaaagagtttcactcaAAAAGGAACCCTTAAAGACCACAtcagagttcacactggagagaagccttacacctgcaaactgtgtggaaagagcttcacTGAAAAAAGAAACCTTAGGAAACATATGAAGATtcacactgaatga